The Gossypium hirsutum isolate 1008001.06 chromosome D02, Gossypium_hirsutum_v2.1, whole genome shotgun sequence region gtaatttttacatttttacattttctattttttttataaaatttacaataattttcaaatttctaatatttttataatttcttatagttcatttaataattttattattttttaccattttaaaaaaattctagcatatttttaattttttaaacaactatatttatttatttcgatCCCCACTCATGGGAATGGAGCACATTTCATAGCCAGCCGTTTACCTTTTCGAAGAGCACTTGCAATGAGAGCATTAATTACTACTGTCGGCTATGATACGCTAACAATgacgaaaatatatatatttataatttatttattttttaaatttttataattttttaggtttttttggaTGATGGCATCATTGCATCATCAGTGTAGGCCATAGATAATTTTATGATTGGTTGGATATCacaacatcttttttttttaacgtCCAAAGGACTGAACTGAAAACTTTTGATAAAGTTAAAGATTGAACTGAGAACATCTAATAATGTTAGGGATTGAAATAAGCCAATTTAGGGGACAAATAGACATGTCCATGGGTCGAGCCACCCGGCCTAGCTTGAAGGCCAACCCGAAAAGTGgaagggtttgagtaaaaatgtagacccaaaaaataggcttgggcaaaaaaaataTGGCTCATTTAGAAAATGAATCAGGCCTTGAGTAAGGCTTTTTTGGCTCTAAGCTCGGCCTGGACCGAAtatgcaaaaaatatatattttttttactgttttgttgttattttcttattttttttctcactattttgctaccatttcactattatgttagctactattttgttattattttgttataagtcttgttttattattaattttgttactattttagaggcatttgcttgttaagttgcgcttatcttagtgttatttaagtatatatatttttaatttgtttttaatttgttaggaaacatttattttaatacttttaatatttttgatgtattatatttttaaaaaaattatataaaaaaattaatacgggtgtCTCGAGCCttgaatttaacattttaattcgggcggagcttagacaaaattttaggctcatttttgAGCCGAACCCAGATCTAGCAAACgagcttaaaattttttgttgggctcgatccatgaacacctctaagACAAAGGAAGAAAAGCGGtattcgtaaaaaaaaaaaaaaactacaggTTGCATTAAACTTTTCTTAATATGAGATTAATATACTTACCTACTTCTTTAAAGCCATAGaatggaaaagagagaaaattggCATTTTCAACTTCACTTATTAACGAAGAGACGTGGGGAATGACTGGGTGCAAACCAATTTTTTCTCCCAAAGGATACATAGTTGATGTTTCTGGATACTATGTGTATGTGTGTTCCCTTCTTCAGGTGGGATAAAATGACAAATATAAGCTCAATTATCAACTTCAATTAGCTTCTTAAGACGTATTTATGTATCTGTTATGTTACGTATGTATGATAATAGATTCTTAAGGTTTCTCTACGTAAGATGTGAGCATATTGGAGCATATAACAAATTAGGCCATTGAGACGGTGATGTGGTGTGAATTATGAGCTAGATTACTTATCGAGCGAGTgaatacatttaaatttaaattcgttTAAGTGCATAATGTCCTTTACTTTAAACTTAAGTTTGTTTACTTTACTCATATATATAGTGGCGGAGCCACTATGAGACCACGGGGTCATGACCCCTCAAGGTCtaagatttttcaattttctcattatggCCCTCCCAAATATAGAAGTAGGCCCCTtcaatatttttatactattaaatGTTCCAAATCATCTGACATTACAGAATCTGTCCATAATTTTTTATCTTTGTCAAGGATTAACAAAGATACAAATGTCAAAGATATATTAAGGCCTACACATTTTCCGCTTAAAATTGTGTTTCTTATTATAGAAAGAGGAAACTTTTTAACAAACCTCTCAGGTTtgatgttgttgtttttttttctttttattaaacaaattttcacTTAAGATGATGTGCTTCATGTTATACAATTATAGGTAATTTGGGTGTTTGAAGTAAACTCCTAAAGTCTTCATTATAGGAGTTGGTTTTCTACATGCATGTGGGCACTATTTGTTTGCAATGCCTTTTGGTGTAGTCTGGTTTTTGtaggttttgatattattttggtgttatatgCCATAAATAGTCTTATAGTTGGGCTTTATTTAAATCTTTAATATTTGTATCTTTCTATTGAGAAATAAGATGTATGTGACTTTGAGATAGAAATGAAATTTCTAAGAAAAGGGATAATTatggaaatttgattaaaatttgtaGGATATGGTAATATATTTGAGTGgttgataaataattaaaggggtaaactatcaaaatagtcactttcgTTTATcccagattacattttagtcacttatgtttgaaatgttatgttttagtaaCTTACGTTAACGTGTTGTAGCATTTTAGTTACAGAGCCGTTAATTGTTGTGGctcgttaaattatcatttcaaacaaaaattttaggttaaattatacaattggtccccatattttttctttttgagcaatttaattttttttcttttatgttgttttaattatccttttttcctttgtttttcattctcttctgcttcttcctctcttttcctcctttctccatctcttttaatgtagtttttctatgtttttcatttgttaaaactaaaggggaaaaagaaaaaaataaattgttcaaaaaataaaagtatagggactatttttaacaaataaaaaacataaaaaaaactacgttaaaagagatgaagaaaacaaatagagaagcagaagagaatgaaaaataaagaaaaaaaagttaaaaacatataaatggaaaaattaaactgctcaaaatgaaaaatatggggaccaactgtataatttaacctaaaatttttatttaaaatgatgatttaacgtgccacgtcaactTACCGTTACACTGTTAAAGGCAGtcaacggctcagtgactaaaatgttataacatattaacgtaagtgactaaaatgtaacaataTTTCAagcataagtgactaaaatataatatgaggtaaacaaaagtcactattttgataatttaccataattaaaaatattaaaaattcagaaCAAATTGATGGTTCAATCATCTGATATTGATTTGTAAtgctttttacttaaaattttagaagttgtattttattttatttatataggTAATCGATTTTTATTGGATTGAGTGATAAGAAGTTTgatattgtttttaaataaaatttccgGTAAAATCTCCATTAAGTTTGGTAAGAAGTTTCATCACTAGAAGCAAGTGAGAAAACAAACCTTTTCAGTAGTGTGATTACTACTATATCTCCATTATTAGGTTTGAACCTATGTCTCTCCTTGAGGGTATCCAATGTACCTCACTATTTGCACCCAACACTTGTTGGTTCATGATACTTTCTTTGTTAATATGACTTTTGCCATTATTAACATATATTGAAATTACTACCCAACGTATTAATTTGTCGTCCAAAATCTTTCGATATTTTATAATCATGTTAGTTTTCGATTAAATTTAGAGCTAGACCGGAATCAAACTCTTAACCAgtaagtaaaatatatatttagcaaAAATATATAATGTTTAGAAACTTGAAATAAGATTtaaatatgaatgaaaaaaatataaatcattatatatattagacacatttataaattaatatatttagcAAAGGGTATAAATTATGTTAggatgattttaaaatatttaatttttaagtacCGATAAAATGGTATCGCATTATTTacctttaaaaatgtaaaagtatTATTATACACGCATTGATATTTAATATCTTCtctaatttaactttaattaattaaaaaaagcttaactttaattaaagtattaaaaaattaaaaaaaaataaacaaacacttttcttattttataatttttaaatcatttttaaaattttttaccttaaagaaatcattatttttttttaaattaatgattggtttcgatttttattttcactttttttttcttataaattgttttataaattttttgaatattcTCTAATACTAAATTatctataaataattttttcaaaccAAATCCTAACAGAGTTAAACTCATACAATTTACTTTCAaataacttaacatgtttatacGTAAATGGAAAAGCTATAGttacataattatatttatttctattattttccatcatcattaCATTACCTTACAAAACATCCATATATCACTGCTAAACTATCTCCACCTCTGTCGGGGAGTGCTTATTCACAAAATTCATAGTAGCTGCATCATTGTCAGTGCTTGTGCATCTCCTTCTCACCTCATTAATGAAGGCTTGTATGTTCCTATCAGAGGATCCGCCACCTGCCATCGCTGCCTCCGCCGCCGCCTTCCACTTCAAGGCGTTGCGCTTCAAATCCTTTGCCTTCGGCCCCACTGTTGCTTCCACAAAGCATTTCGCCACCTCCTCCTTTGGAATTATCCTGTTTTCTGCCTCTCCACCGCCCATTCTCACCCCGGTCTTGAACACATCGACCAAATAAACAGCGTTCGTCACTTGATCGCCCCATTGAGGGAACGCAACGATGGGCACACCACATGACAGTGCCTCCATCGTCGAGTTCCAACCGCAATGCGACACAAAGCAGGAAACCGAAGGGTGAATCAGCACTTTATCTTGTGGACTCCATTGCACGACCTTGCCATTGTCACCCACTTTCTCCAAGAACCCTTCAGGCAAAGTGTGGATTGGAAGGCCAGACTCCTTTGCCGGCGGTTTCATCACCCACAAGTATGAGATACCAGTGGCTAACAGCGCTTCAGCTATTTCATCCACTTGTTCTTGTTTCAAGTAAACAACAGTACCAAACGAGATATATATCACTGACGCGGCCGGTTTGGAGTCGAGCCACTCGATGCAGTCATCAGGTTTCATGATGTCACAACGGATCGTGTTGTTTGGTACTTCGGGGTACTTGAACAATGGACCAACGGTCTTTATAAGGCAAAACTTGGACATGTATTCAACGATTTCAGGCTCGAGTTCTTGGAAAGTGTCCATCAATACACAAAATTGCTTATCAAGTTTCTTAAATTGACCAAGAATGGCCGTCCTCAAGAAAGCAAAAGGAGTTGAAGGGTGCAAAAAGCTAGGAACTTCATCGTGCTTGAGAAGCGGCATGGACGGCAACTGAACATCAATTTCAGGATCAGTTTCAGTAGGAAACTTCACTAACCCATGATTGTAATGGTAATAGGCGGCGAAACACGCGCAAGACTGCACCCAAAGCATTGCAGAAGGGATGCCGAGACTTTCAGCAACATCAGATGCCCAAGGAATGAAAGGGTTGTTGATTAAGCAAGAAACGGGGCGGTTTTGCTCGGCGTATCTCTCGATCATCGCTGAAATCGCTGGTTTGCCAGCGAGCTCCAGTTGGTGCATGTATTGGTCGAGGTGTGCGCGTCTGGGGTCGTCGTCGTCCCAGCCATCCTCGAACGATCCGAACTGGAGAAAGCCGTCGCCCACTGGGATAGGGTGGTCGTCAGTGATGTTGTTGGCTTCAGCCATCTTTTGGGCGAAGCCTTTGGGTGTAGATAGTGTGACAAACAAACCCTTGGAAGCGAGGCGCTTGCCGAGTCTAAGATGAGGGTTTACATGGCCTTGGCCTGGAAATGAAACAAGAAAGACATGAAGCAGAGACTCAGTTCTCATTGTATGCTTTAAAAAAGAGGAAGATTTTGATTGTCTCTTGAAGAGAGAAATGGCAGTGTGCGCTTATATAGTGATTTATGCTAACCGAGGAATACATGCCGTGTTGTCGACAAATCAAATTCCAAGCAGCGCATTTATTTGGCATAATGAtcgttttgttttttgtttttattacttCACCTTTTTAACTTTCAAACTtttaattatattgtttttttatttaaaatattgatttcaaTATTAACTTTTAATGTTATTGACGTGATTATTTGTGTAATAATTCATGTTTCTTTGGGATCATTTCATCAGTTAGGATTTACCAATCATTTGTAAGGTACTCAAGGCCCATCTACTTGAATTCAATTTTATTAGCATAATTATtgtaaattctaaaagataaagaatttaaatcttttaagattcttttattgtagatgGAAACTAATCTCGGTCATTGATGTAATCTAATTTGTACTATTGGATCTGAGagagctcaaattataaatagaggtctctTACTTCGTTTGTAATCACTTCATTCTTTcagagttaaaaaatatattgaggGTATTTGCTCAAACGTCTTATATGCATtactttcctttaattttttttgttcaagtttgtttttattatacattggtgccttagagaatttgTGTGAGAATTCTCATTTTTGCAAGAGTTAGATTTACTTAAATAGATTTGGAGCAAAAAAATCGCCTAAGACCGCGCTATTTGCTAGGCTAAAATTTTAATCCCGTGACATAAGCCCTTATATTAAACGATGTTGTAATGAAACCATGATtcataattcaataaaaattaaattttcatttatacatatttaaataacaaacaaaattttatatgtgatttaattatatattaaattaaaattcatatataattttaatatttatcatttttttccgGTTCACTCGTAATATATTTATTAGTAGCTTTCAAATGCTTTTCTTTTCATACTTATACAAATTTACCATCTcaattacatataaatataaaattattttaacatgttataaatcattaattgaatttatatcatattttattttaaatataataatcaaaataaaaattatatctaCCAATTTGATATAACTTCAACTTTTTCAAATCGATAAATTAATGCAATTATACatgtaaaatcttaaattttgcgGGTGAAATTTCTAATTACGACAGGAGTGGCTCGATGACGTACTGAATGACGTGCTGGGACGGGGTtaaatcagaaaaagaaaaagcgagaGAAATTGGCATTTTGCGACTTCACTTATTAACAAAGAGACGAAGTCGATGAATGCAATGCATACTAAATACTCTGCTATCATATATGGATGTTTTGGTTCCTTATGTGGTCCCTTCTCAGTGCTATTTTTCTAAACATTAGCATATGATGCTAACTAACAATAACACTGGCACTTATGTATGGTACTCGAGATTGGGAATTTGTTGATGTGTGGTGCAGGTTCATGCTCAATTTACGTTTTTATTATTGCCTCTTAATAATGAATGGTTATTATGTAACTTGCATAATACATGAAGTTGTGGTAGTATGGAGGTGGATTGGCGAACTCTTTGctgaaaaaaatgtaatttttgaaaactttaaggTATAtgtggagagttgaatcataaaattatggttttatatttgaCTCAAGGAGATTTTTACagcggtatatcatatgctcaaaatagttgagtgatgaatgataaattgatgctcaaagcaagctacttgtgaattatgttgagAAAAATGAAAAGCATTGGTCCCACATTGATTGGGAATCAAGTGTggaacttgtatatatatatacacatatgtaaACCAACTCAATAATTATTGAATTACTAAATTAATGCTCTTCCTCATGTGTAGGGGATGCAAATCTAAATTCATCAGGGTTGGAGGCGCACTCCCATTACACGGGAGATAGATGACcaacatttatttctttttttcataCTATGTTGGTTGCTTAGTAAGAACAACaatctctttgttttttttttctaatgatcATAATTGTGTAAATGATATTCTGAATAAAACTTAATACTGATGGGGCTTTGGCTTCAGGTAACACTACTGCTTCTATTGGGGGTGTGTTTAGGGACTCTAATGCAAATTGGTTGGGTGGCTATTCAATAAGGATTGGCAAAGAATCTATCTTTAAGATTGAAGCTCGAGCAATTTTGGAAGGTTTGAGCAAAGCATGAGACAAGGGGTTCAAGTAGATTGAATTGGAATGTGATAATGCACTCTTGATCGAGTTGCTTTTAGTTGGATGGCATGCCGATAGTAGATTAGTGGAGTTACACTTAGTACATTAGCTTCTAAGTAGGAATTGGAAAGTAAGGGTTCATCTCATTCCAAAATCTTTGAATGAAGTAACTGATCATATGGCAAAAGGTACTGTAAGTGGGCTCGCACTTCTATAGTGGTTTGAGGAGCCACCATCCTCTGTGGTTAATTTATTGTTAGCTTATTGCAATGCTTCCATGTGGATTTAGTTTGAGGGTTTGATGTAATCACTTTGTATTGTCT contains the following coding sequences:
- the LOC107908872 gene encoding gallate 1-beta-glucosyltransferase, which encodes MRTESLLHVFLVSFPGQGHVNPHLRLGKRLASKGLFVTLSTPKGFAQKMAEANNITDDHPIPVGDGFLQFGSFEDGWDDDDPRRAHLDQYMHQLELAGKPAISAMIERYAEQNRPVSCLINNPFIPWASDVAESLGIPSAMLWVQSCACFAAYYHYNHGLVKFPTETDPEIDVQLPSMPLLKHDEVPSFLHPSTPFAFLRTAILGQFKKLDKQFCVLMDTFQELEPEIVEYMSKFCLIKTVGPLFKYPEVPNNTIRCDIMKPDDCIEWLDSKPAASVIYISFGTVVYLKQEQVDEIAEALLATGISYLWVMKPPAKESGLPIHTLPEGFLEKVGDNGKVVQWSPQDKVLIHPSVSCFVSHCGWNSTMEALSCGVPIVAFPQWGDQVTNAVYLVDVFKTGVRMGGGEAENRIIPKEEVAKCFVEATVGPKAKDLKRNALKWKAAAEAAMAGGGSSDRNIQAFINEVRRRCTSTDNDAATMNFVNKHSPTEVEIV